A single region of the Glycine max cultivar Williams 82 chromosome 20, Glycine_max_v4.0, whole genome shotgun sequence genome encodes:
- the LOC100795150 gene encoding probable ribose-5-phosphate isomerase 2, with the protein MAIPYPHFIATEKAAMDAGLLHPSSPSSVILTQDDLKKIAAYKAVEYVESGMVLGLGTGSTAKHAVDRIGELLRQGKLKDIVGIPTSTKTHDQALSLGIPLSDLDSHPTVDLAIDGADEVDPFLNLVKGRGGSLLREKMVEGACKKFIVIVDESKLVNYLGGSGLAMPVEVIQFCWRFTAARLQKLFQEAGCVAKLRTFAEKDEPYVTDNGNFIVDLYFERSIGDLKAASDAILQLAGVVEHGMFLDMATTVIVAGELGLTVKNK; encoded by the coding sequence ATGGCCATTCCCTACCCCCATTTCATCGCCACCGAGAAAGCCGCCATGGACGCCGGCCTCCTCCACCCCTCCTCCCCCTCCTCCGTCATCCTCACCCAAGACGACCTCAAGAAAATCGCCGCCTACAAGGCCGTCGAGTACGTCGAGTCCGGCATGGTCCTCGGCCTCGGCACCGGCTCCACTGCCAAGCACGCCGTCGACCGCATCGGCGAGCTCCTCCGCCAAGGAAAACTCAAAGACATCGTCGGAATCCCCACCTCCACCAAAACCCACGACCAGGCCCTCTCCCTCGGCATCCCCCTCTCCGATCTCGACTCCCACCCCACCGTCGATCTCGCCATCGACGGCGCCGACGAGGTCGATCCCTTCCTCAACCTCGTCAAGGGCCGCGGCGGCTCCCTCCTTCGAGAAAAGATGGTCGAGGGCGCCTGCAAGAAGTTCATCGTCATCGTCGACGAGTCCAAGCTCGTTAACTATTTGGGGGGCAGCGGCTTGGCCATGCCCGTTGAGGTTATTCAGTTCTGTTGGAGGTTCACCGCGGCGAGGTTGCAGAAGCTTTTTCAGGAGGCTGGGTGCGTTGCCAAGCTTAGGACTTTCGCGGAGAAGGATGAACCTTATGTCACGGATAATGGGAACTTTATTGTGGATTTGTATTTCGAGAGGAGTATTGGGGATTTGAAGGCTGCCAGTGATGCAATTTTGCAGCTTGCTGGAGTTGTGGAGCATGGCATGTTTCTTGATATGGCTACCACTGTTATTGTTGCAGGGGAGCTAGGGCTGACGGTGAAGAACAAGTAG